A genomic window from Buteo buteo chromosome 13, bButBut1.hap1.1, whole genome shotgun sequence includes:
- the C13H15orf40 gene encoding UPF0235 protein C15orf40 homolog, producing MLALAGFRRPLAAAARSGGGGGAMPRKGKATGKGPAEPGAAAGPVVAAGEGCVRVAVRAKPGSRCSAVTDVTAEAVGVAIAAPPSEGEANAELCRYLSKVLEVKKSEVILEKGGKSREKVVKILVPMTPDEILEKLKKEASS from the exons ATGCTGGCCCTCGCCGGCTTCCGTCGGccgctggcggcggcggcgcggagcggcggcggcgggggggccaTGCCCCGAAAG GGAAAAGCGACCGGGAAGGGGCCCGCGGAACCGGGCGCCGCCGCGGGACCGGTGGTGGCGGCGGGCGAGGGCTGCGTGAGGGTGGCGGTTCGCGCCAAGCCCGGCTCCCGGTGCAGCGCCGTCACAG ATGTGACAGCTGAGGCAGTAGGTGTAGCTATTGCTGCACCTCCGTCAGAAGGGGAGGCAAATGCAGAGCTGTGTCGCTACCTCTCTAAGGTGCTAGAAGTGAAGAAGAGTGAAGTTATTTTAGAGAag GGTGGTAAATCACGTGAAAAAGTGGTGAAGATTTTGGTACCGATGACACCAGATGAGAttttagaaaaactgaaaaaagaagcTTCCAGTTGA